The window CCAGATCGGCGGCGATACGGGCCAGCACCGGGGCCAGCTCGGGCCATTCGGGGGGCTGCTGGCGGTCCTTGAAGTGGCTGCGCAGTTGGCTCATGAGGGCACAAAACGCCCGCTCGCTGTCGGTGCTGCCCACGGGCATGTCTTGGCAGCCATGGGGGGGCTGGAAATCACGCAGGTCGCCGTTGTGCGCGAACACCCAGGTGCGGCCCAGCCATTCGCGTTGAAAGGGGTGGCAGTTGGCCGACTGCACATCGCCTTGTGTGGCTTTGCGCACATGCGCCACCACCACTTTGGACTTGATCGGGTGTTGCCGCACGTAATCGGCCAGAGCTGAGTGGCTGGCCGGTTGGTCGTCCTGAAAGACCCGGCAGCCTTTGCCGTCATAAAAGGCGATGCCCCAGCCGTCGGTGTGGTCCGAGGTCAGGCCGCCGCGGGCCGAAAAGCCGGTGAATGAAAACGTGGTGGCCGCAGGCTTGTTGCAGCTCATGCCCATGAGTTGGCACATGCAGGCGCCTCAGGACAAGCAAAAATCCACGGCCGCCATGGCGTGCAAGGCCGTGGTGTCAAAGCCAGGCAAGCCGCCGTCGCCGGGCTGCAGGCTCATGGTCAGTTCGGTGCAGCCCAAGATGACACCCTGCGCCCCACGAGCGGCCAGCTGCTGCACCTGCGCGATCAGGCTCTGGCGCGAAGCGTCCAGCACCTGGCCGCGGCACAGTTCCTCAAAAATGATGCGATGCACTTCGGCACGCCCGGGCTCATCGGGCACCAGACATTGGATGCCGCGTGCGGCCAAATGGTCGCGCATGAAGGCTTGCTCCATGGTGAAACGGGTGCCCAGCAAAGCCACTTGGCTCAAGCCGGCGGCGAGCACAGCGTCGGCGGTGGCATCGGCAATGTGCAGCAACGGCAGGTCCGTGGCC is drawn from Limnohabitans sp. 63ED37-2 and contains these coding sequences:
- a CDS encoding class II glutamine amidotransferase — its product is MCQLMGMSCNKPAATTFSFTGFSARGGLTSDHTDGWGIAFYDGKGCRVFQDDQPASHSALADYVRQHPIKSKVVVAHVRKATQGDVQSANCHPFQREWLGRTWVFAHNGDLRDFQPPHGCQDMPVGSTDSERAFCALMSQLRSHFKDRQQPPEWPELAPVLARIAADLAEHGNFNMLLSDGHALYAHCSTKLHLLTRHHPFPHARLVDRDMSLDLGPLNAEGDIMSLLATEPLTLDEPWQALRTGEFVVVVGGQVVWQAVHAGTRAFPVALPISAARMSSHA
- a CDS encoding aspartate/glutamate racemase family protein, which gives rise to MKKIGLIGGMSWESTALYYQHINREVSRRRGGLHSAPLHLVSLDFQEIADLQKQGDWARMTEILQTAARQLANSGAEAVLICTNTMHRIAPQVQAATDLPLLHIADATADAVLAAGLSQVALLGTRFTMEQAFMRDHLAARGIQCLVPDEPGRAEVHRIIFEELCRGQVLDASRQSLIAQVQQLAARGAQGVILGCTELTMSLQPGDGGLPGFDTTALHAMAAVDFCLS